From a single Nicotiana tabacum cultivar K326 chromosome 8, ASM71507v2, whole genome shotgun sequence genomic region:
- the LOC142163356 gene encoding uncharacterized protein LOC142163356, with amino-acid sequence MRTKARPNVVIKLDITKAYDRLSWLFLTKANDFFKSSRGVKQGDPLSPTLFILAAQVLSRGLNVLHMNLYIYEYDATSLQLIIEVINEYEEAFVQLINKSKSAVYLHHSASDEVVDKVQRITGLGDLYLVTPPGFYYDETVQNVGDVVQNDTWSVTKLHQILPQEIASHIIDNILPPLVHDVLDKPLWMLKTRGQFSVKSTWEYLRKRKEPCNAYKMI; translated from the exons ATGAGAACAAAGGCTAGACCAAATGTGGTGATTAAGCTAGACATAACAAAAGCTTATGATAGGTTATCCTGGTTGTTCTTAACTAAG GCAAACGATTTCTTCAAATCAAGTAGGGGTGTCAAGCAAGGAGATCCATTATCTCCTACTCTCTTTATCCTAGCAGCTCAAGTTTTATCAAGGGGATTGAATGTCTTGCATATGAACTTATATATCTACGAATATG ATGCAACATCTCTACAGTTGATCATAGAAGTTATAAATGAATATGAGGAGGCTTTTGTGCAACTAATAAACAAGTCCAAATCAGCTGTATATTTGCACCATTCGGCTAGTGATGAAGTGGTTGACAAAGTTCAGAGAATCACAG GTCTGGGTGATCTTTACTTGGTTACTCCACCTGGATTTTATTATGATGAAACTGTCCAGAATGTAGGTGATGTGGTGCAAAATGATACGTGGAGTGTTACAAAGCTTCACCAGATTCTTCCGCAGGAAATTGCTTCACACATAATTGACAATATTCTGCCTCCTTTGGTGCATGATGTTTTGGATAAACCATTATGGATGCTTAAAACAAGAGGGCAATTTAGTGTTAAATCAACATGGGAATATTTGAGGAAAAGAAAGGAACCTTGCAATGCATACAAGATGATTTGA